aaaagagaaaaataccgaaagggcgttaaaaaaatctagcgtaattaagtccccgaactcataaatctctggttcgtaagagtaaagtaaatctcccattactttacttatgtttctaatcgacccaccaaaaataaattaatagcGATTCCTAATTgaataatcatttgcatgttaagaactcaaacctaagtcgtgaattgatatgggcttgggagaacctgagctaagtttaggcttagtattccattagccaaactctaggtggttcacccgaggTCGTCACGACAGTTCCTCGAGGGGAAGGGGGACATTTTCCACTGCTATCTTCCATAAACGAAGCTCCAAAGCGTGAATCCAACAACAAAGCCATATGGTAACTGTGAATATATCTAATATGCACGTTTGAGTAATAGGTAATATTCATTAGGATTTGTTTCCTCATCCACAACCgaacattgatttttttgttgcttttgacGGAATAATTAATCGCACAGGAGTCTTAAAAAGTgatgttttgatctttaaggaTTGAGATCAACTTATCGATTTTATACGtgaaataatcaagttgattAAATATTGTCCTAATTTGAAATGTGGATGATATCTTTAGcgatttgatgatattttgtgaTTTAGGTGATTATATTACTTTATCTACTTTCCTTACCCCGATAAATACAAAAGGATTGCTTTGCATATTGTAACATCCTCAACTTCGAGCCTTTTACATGGTAAAAGAGAAGTCCGAACTTGGTTTCATTAGTTGAGCTCGGTTGTGTCGCTTCCTCTTATCGTGTCTTAGGCACGAATCTTGGGCCAAATGAGATAGTCGATTGTGGTCAAACTTGATTAGTCCCTGCCTAATGATAAAGCCTTCAAAACTAAGATATTCCAAGTTGTATTTAATGCCCTCATCTTGTAGTTAATTAAGGAGCATCGACTAAGATGGACATGTGGCACATTAGGCCTTAGCCTCATAAGACAAGTATGAAGCTTGGACTAGTCAAACTTTCTTAGAAAAACAAGTGTAACAAATGTGAATTCATGTGAACGTATTAAATGATGGGGTGCAAAGGATGTCCCTATAGCCTAGGCCTAATCATACCCTAAATACCTAAGTGTGAATTGTGGACTTTGGAGCCCATGAGGAAACAATCACGCAcccaagaggaaaagagagaggaggcaaGTCAAGTTCAAACTTCGAACTCAAGATAAGTTCACATTAATATCTCTTGGAATTTAGCCATTCAATGAGCAAGATGAAGTGTCAAAGCTATCCTAGGACCTAGTTGGAAACTTGGAGGATAAGGATGTCCAATAATTAATGCTTCTTGACCAAGTAGGGCGCCCCCTCTGTCCAATTAGATATacaacccaaagaaaaaaaaaattgtatgtaattgtgttaattagaaacatATATCTAGGTTGAATTTGTGATTATTCTAATTAACATTACAGATGCTCCCGTTGCTTTAAAGTAAGTACTTCTTTTATATCTTTGcaatttgtttgttgttttgatTGTCGGGTTTTTCATTAAGGGTTGCGCACCCGTATAATCACTTCACATGTCTTTAATCTGCCTATCAAACTTTTGAATGAAAGAGAAAGGTATTGAAAGAGCGTTAGAGTAACCTAGCCCAAGTCATCAAATTCGTAATcgctggttcgtagaagtaaatcAATTCTCTCATACTTGGGTATCTAATTGACACACAAAAAACCGACTCGTGGTGATTccttgacaaaaatcatttgcatgttaaatcacttgaacctaagttgcaaattgatatagggctaggagagctcgagttaagtataggcttaataatccattagttAAATCCCTAATTGAAGCACTTGAGGTAAGGTCATGACAAATGGTCGTAATTAAGTTCTAACACTAAAATCTCCAATATTCAATTAGATTAGGCAGGTTTGATAGGACTGGTCATTTATACTTAAGAAgattttacttaatttaaaaCTCAGTTTGAATATTCAGTAAAGAAGGGATCACCTAATTGGTTCAATGTAAAAAAACAAcgagagaaattaaaaatcttcCAATTTATGtgagtaaaatattttattactttaataTTGCTCAGTTGTCTATCTTCAACAAGAAACTAATGACTGCTAAGgttcttcaattttcaaatattacCACAcagaattttcatttcattttcagccTTAAAGAATCATGTGCCAAGTGACATGGGAGTAATGTGATATGATAATTTCGTTGAAAATTTCATCGAAAATAAAAACCGAGTAAAGGTCAATAAAAATCTGAGAAAACTGTTTCAAACCCTCtttagttttttaaatatattttgaacgTACGAAGTccaaaaatctgaaattaaagtatgttatAGAACAAAGTATAATGAGAAACTTTTTTGAAGAATCCCTCACAAAACTCATACCACAAAAAACGagtataaaattggaaaaagtacAATCTCTGAtgaaaccaaaacaaaaatagcAAGTATCCTCGGTTTTGTCCTTGACTTGTGCCATTTAAGCTCAAAGCAACATAAATCTCAACATTTAGTACTTCAACAACTTAGTGAACTCAATAAACCATCATTTCAACAATGCTCGCGATGGACGTTTGCTGAAATCGCCAACTAACATGACTATGTACGAAATCAACCAAGACGACTAAAATCTGAGGAATCAACCTTCGCGCATGGCAATCAACCTACGTAACATAAAAAGGAAGGCAAATTACTTGCCCGAGTCCTAGGTGAGTGTCATTGCGGTTTGGTGAGGTCTCGGAAGTTTGAGGCTGTGGCTGGCATTGTGTGTATTTGACATTGAACGAGTGAAAGAAAGAACGACAATTCATGGTTGAATCAAAGCATACAAAaccacatcaaaatcaaatggttaTGACGACAAAGAAAGAGTTGAAGCTCTAATTTCACTTTTGGGTGAAAAAACTAGAGATACTTGCCCTTCTTTGTCATGAGTCTATTAAGTTTACATCAAATGTCGAATCTACACAAGATGCAATTGCGGAAAATCTCCTCTCGTCTTCTTACGAATCTGACCTTTGTTTAAAAACTCGAGGTTGGAAGATCATTATAATGGTAAAGGTTTTGATGAATTCATCTGCGAAGTGCATTTGAACGTTACTATATCCATCAGACGATTTCTTTTGGGGATCATGTTATTCAGGTGATTAACCAAACAAGAAAGAGATCCTAGAATAGTAAGGTTTCATATTTCACTACTTTGATAAGTCACCAatctactaactatcccatcaAATAAGTCGAAGATTCGTTAGACTACGAAACCTCATTTTGCCGTGATGTGATATATTTCCGATGTGAATAAAAAAGTACCAAATGAATGATTGAGTATTCCTTCAGCTGTTGAGATATATCATTGTGTATGAAAGATGCCCAATGGGTTCAAGGCATAACATCGGTAATGCTATGTAAGCTTTTGTTTACCAAGGGTTTGAATCCCTCTATTTACACACCTTGAAGTAATTTACCATTGATACTAATCACAATGTATCAAAGAAAAGCACATACCCTAATTCCAAAGGTTAAAACTTTCTTTGATATGTATCCCCTATTTCCAAGTCCCCAATCGAAAATTCTAGCTcgaagaaataaaataacctggtgcaatttaattttccttaaattgaCCTCTTATGGGTTAGTCGCAACTTATGAATAAAATCTTATGTTCATGATTGACTGGGGAAACGATTTGTGATTAATAGGGCTCGGGTGAATCGTAGCCAAGCATAAGCATCATCTTGCAAGAGAAATCGTTCATATTCCCATGGCCATATGTTAACTCATATCATGAGAACATTTGGCATTTTGCCCATGGTAAGGGTCGTGATAATTGTACTTCCCTATAATAGATGCAAATCAAGCAATCACGagataattagttttttttattttttttatggatcTCGAGTAATTTTTCATgtagaaaaaacaaagaagtaaatttaaatgcaatttcGTCCTTTTAAGGATTAGTAATTCTGGTCAATGATTTGGGAACACCATATGGTTTTTTTATGGAATCaattttcggaaattttgaatgcaaataaaatttctctttttttttttttttttgtgtgtttggtgctattttttttttttgttgggtgGGGGGTGATTTACATAATCCAACGATGGTCTGTGCTCGTTAGAAAACGAACGGTGCAGATGTGCCGAGCACGACGATCGAGGGCACTCTCGGTTTCTAGGGTTTTCTATACCTATATTGCggtttcttcctcctctctatCTTCCCTCTTCCTTATTTCCTCTCGCCGTATCCCACCTCTCCAAATTTCCATGCGAACGAGATCGAGATCGAGGGAGAAGAACTCGAGCGGGCAGTTGAAGCCGGGCCATGGGAGTTTTGCTGTAACCGGAGTCGAGGGCGTGTGACCAGGGGCTGAAGGAACATATCGACGCCAGAGATTAGCAACTGGACCGGAACTTCAGTCCTCCTCATTGTACGTTGTCTTTTGCCCTCGTTATGCAATTGCATGCCTGTCTGAATTTTCTGTTGCAACTCGTGACGCTCTATTATAGGATTTTTCTACTTAAATTTCCAGATCTTCTATATCTGTAAGAAACATAAGACACTTAAATTGTTTAATCGGCCAAATATGGAACAGAAAATAAACAATAATCATGTCTGGTCTTGTGTCTGGAGCTTTTTCCCGGAAGGCGTTCTCtatcaaataagataattaatgttCCGGTTGAGCAAAGAGCGAAGATTTTTATTGGTTTATCAACGCCAAGTTACATAATTGGCTTGACTGATGGCTTCCACTTCAATCGTTCTCAACTCCAACTGGGGTTGAAAGCCTTTGGTCAAGCCAAGCCATACTAGATGCGGGCAAACTGGATAGTTTACCGTCCATCGTTACAATTGATTGGCGTAAAATAGAAATCaagcaaattgaagaacttgagggTGCAGCTTAGCCAGGGCCATGAAATAATGTTGAGAGAGAATCTTAGATGTAGCAGCAAATTATGTGATGTTAGGAGTTTGGAAACttccaaataatcaaattggaCAATTACGTTGGGTTTTGGTGAGCTTGACtcaaaatttcacttttcatgCTCACTTCACCAAATCTTTTATCCTTACAAATCTCCAATTCCCCGTCCCATTTTTTCATTATGAATCTATGATTTCACATATAGGTTCATATAGGTGCTTGCGATGGGACGGATGCGACTTCCAGTTCTTGCTTTGGGTGGCATAGCCCGTTGCAGAAGTCCCCCTTTTATTAATCCATTTCTTTAGTCTTTAGGGAGCTTGactttactaaaaaaataagaaattttgagTTGGTAGAACAATTTGCTGCATCCGAGTCATTCACAGAAAAACTAAGCCGGGCTTGTGTATAAGAAGCAAACGACAGAGCAATAGTTTTTAATCTGAAGAGCAAAATTTGAGCATTGTTTcctgtcttttcaaaagaagttcCCAGGGTCTTGCTTGTTGGTACCCAGTCACGTGAAACATATCTGTTCACTCTTCTGTGGGTTACAGGCGAAATGCCGAGTGCGGCATTTAAATTATGGGAGCTTGTTGAGTTTCTGCCTAATGAAttgttgttgatttgtctgacaTGCCATGCCCATTGAATAGCCCAATGCAGAGGATTTGTCTAACATGCCACGCCCACTGAATGCAGAAGAGGAAGCACCCAATACGGAGGTTCCCCAAGGTATGTGCATCTCCCAATTCCCCTTTTGTAAAAGCTCGTGCAGGATGCTTAAGAGTCAGTCATTGATAATTAATAGGTCTTTGAAAATGGACAGAACAGTGCTCCTAAGTGtgacatttaaattttgaaaagcaatGGCTCTCTCTATCCCCTTAGATCACCTGCATAAAGAGCATCCGTTTTTAAGACAGAAGCAAAATATAGTTCTCAATCTGAAGAGCACAGTTTGAAAACTGTGCCCACTGAATGCCAAAGAGGGAGAACGCAATATGGAGGTTCCACATGGCATGCATGCATCTCTAAATTTGCCATACGTTGAAGCTTGTGCAGGCTGCTTTATCTGTCTTCTAATCTTCACCTAAGAAAAGGGATATAGGCAGGATGCTCAGATTTCTAATAGTTATGGAGAAACAGAACAGTCAGGAATTAATAGGAAAAGAGGAGTTTTAGAGTCGGTCATTGATAATCACTAGatctttgaaaatgaaaaagacaaaTGTTTTGAAGTCTGGcattcaaatcttgaaaagcaaTGGCTCTCTGTCTCCTCTGATCTCCTACATGAGCATTGGCGTATATATGATTAAATTATTTGTCAAAGATAATTcctatgaattttaattttaagtcaATTATTATGTGGGGTGGCTAGTGTTTTACTATTGTGACATGAATGCCTACATAACATATCAATTATCATATGGAATGttgtatataatatttttgtttgaaaaagtGAATACAAAGTTACAATTTTTTATATCTGTATGTGTAACATATCTATAAAATATATCTCGGAAGTACCTAATAGTGAATTTTCACTTATAATTGAGTTTAGGTGAGAACGCATGTTGCACCAGCTAAGAGTCAACGAGGTACCTGTAGGCTTGCCAACGCGGATATGACATCTCTCAAAAGAAAGCTGGAAGAACTCATCCGCAGTCACCAAGCGGACATGAACAAGCTAAAGTCGAAGTGGATGAGAATAGAAGAGCAATATTGGAGTGTAGTGCAGGCAATTAGAGAAGGAATATCTTTTCCACCGGAGAAAGTAGCAGAGGTGGAAGGGTTGAGCAAAGAACTTGAACAGATTCTTCCAGTTCCAGGAAGATCTAGCAAAACATCTCATTTGGTGACAATAGAAGAATTATTAGGCAAAGATACTCGACGGAAGGTGAAGGAGATGTTTTACACTATGTTGCGGAATGAGTTTTTCATACTCGGTGTTTATGGTATGGGTGGAGTGGGCAAGACGGCCATTTTGAGGCATGTCTATATCAGTCTCCTTGATTTTCTTCCGTCATATGTATTCTGGATTGCTGTACCTCAGGATTTTAGTGTTTATGCGCTACAAGAAGAGATTGCCAATGCGGTTGGACtagacaatctttcaaatgaGAAGGACGCGAAGAGAAGGGCGGGCCTATTGTATGGACATCTGAATGCAAAGAAGGCATGCATCCTAATTTTAGATGGCCTTTGGAAGCCCTTTGAAGTTAAGGATGTGGGTATTCCAGTTGAAACGGGCAAACTAAAGTTGATAGTGACAACTCGATCACCAGATGTGTGTCGTATGATGCTCTGtcaaaagcaaattaagatAGAGCTTCTCGATATGGAAGATTCTTGGAGGTTATTTTTAAAGAAGCTTTGCTTTGCGGGAGAACTCCCTCGGGAAGTTGAACAAATTGCAAGGTCTCTTCTTGATAGGTGTTGTGGTCTGCCACTTGGGATCATTGAGATTGCAACTCGCATGAGAGGGGTAAAGAAAGAGCGTGAGTGGAGAGACATGTTGGGAAATTTAGAAGAGTCCAGGATGGAGCTTGACGTGTTCAAGCGTCTGCAGCTCAGTTACTTGAACTTGGGTGATGAACAAGTGCAACAGTGTTTCCTGCATTCAATGCTTTGTTCTGGAAATCTCCTTTCAGAAGCTGACAGAGAGTATTTGATAGAGTCTTTTATAGAAGAAGGTTTGTTAGGTGGAAGTGCCACCAGGCAAGGACTGTACGATCAGGGTAACGATATATTGGATAAAATAGAAGGGGCCGGCCTGTTGGATCCTGAAAAAGGGCATCGGTATCTACACCCGTTGACAAGGGACATGGCATTGCATGTAGTGCGGAGCACAACACACATGGTTAAGGCCTATATGGGGTTGAAAGAAATACCGGAGGAAGTATTCTGGACTGATCGTCTAGAGAAAGTCTTTTTACAAGgcaacaaaatagaagaaatgcCATACAACGTATCACCAAATTGCCCTAAACTGACGCGGCTGTCTTTGTATGACAATTCGACCTTGGGAGACATCCATGAATCTTTCTTCAGACATCTAAAGGGGCTGACGGTTCTAGATCTGGGCCGCACTGGAATCACGAAATTACCGGACTCCATCTCCCAGTTGGAGAGCTTGGAAGCACTGTTACTGCAAAGTTGTTTCGCATTACGCTTTATTCCTTATGTTGGAAAGTTGGGATCCCTAAGAAAGTTGGACCTCAAAGGGTGTGAAAGTCTTGAAGAAGTGCCAGAGGGCATGGAGATGTTGGCAAACCTGAGGTACCTCGCCCTAGATGGCACAGAGATAGAGACATTACCGGAGGGAGTGTCAGGAAGCTGGTGAACTTGCAATATCTCGCGATTAGAAAGCTAAGGGCAGGAGAAGAGGTAAAATTACCGAAGGTGGAGGAACTTCATTGTTCTGTTTCCAATGTGGAAATGTTCAATGCATGTGTGGGGTCTCTCGAGCGAAATAGTAGCCAACGGTACAGGCTCGTGATGGGTGCACCAGAAAATTTCAGCCTTTGGTGTGGGAGGAAGACTGAGAGGTCTTTACTCATTGATAGTTGCGACCATATCGCTGCGAGTATAGATGGAACAAGTGGTGATGGCTGCGCTCTGCTTCCAGAAAATGTGCAATCATTGGAATTGTCCGGGTGTCATGAAATGAAGAGAGTGATGGAATGGGAGTGGCTGACCACTCTCCTTCCAAATCTGAAGGAGATTATAACAAAGAGTTGTGAGAACTTAGAGGAGATAATACATGGCCCATTGCCAAGCGGAGCCACTTGGCGCCTTACATATCTTGAAGTAAATTGTTGCAACAACATGAAGAGGGCGCTGCTGACGCAAGACATGGTGCTCCACCTCCCTTTCCTCCAAGAGATATTAGTCAAAGACTGCAAGGGCATAGAGGTGATAATGGGCACTGTTGCCAAAATGACGCACTTTTCCTTCCCGAAGTTAATGAACCTTGGTCTATGTAATCTTCCGGAGCTGAAGAGCATATGCGATGGGACCACGAGATGCAATTCCCTCCAGTTGATATCTATTGACAATTGTCCAAAACTGAAGGGGATTCCTCTGCAGCTGCCTGTGCTTGACAATGGGCTCCCttctcctcccccttctctTCAAGAGATTCGGATAAATCGGCAGACGTGGGAGTCACTGGAGTGGGATCATCCCCTTGCCCGTTCTACACTTGAACACTTCATCAAGTTTCTTGGTAAGTCCCACACAAATTTTACTTCTTTTATCCTTTCCATCTCCCTTTGGTCCCTTCTAAGGATTGGTTCTCCCGCAGTATGGGTTGCTTATTTTATTCCTAACTTTTATAGTGAGTGTTATACCTCATAACTGCTCAGAAACTAGCAAGTAGGCCCGTGCTACACACTGACAAGTGAATTCCATTACAGCTTGAAAGTGCAGCATACTAGTCATGTTATTATTGAACCTTAGTTGTTTCAATGATGttcaagaatttaaaaaaaaaaaaaaaaaaatctcccttAACTTTGAATAAATAACAATGCTTCTAgtcctcgctctctctcttttttttttttttggggggttggggGGGggaatttaaaagattttctcaCACCGGTTTTCTAAAAACAGGCCATTCTGAGTATACAAAATTTTGCATATGCTGATATGCAAATCCCTCTGTTATAAGTGAGCAGTTTTTGTGGTCACAAAATGATCACGACATAGAGATAAGAAATGATTAGTGGCTGCAGAATTCTCgtataataaaattgaaattcatcatGGCATCCTTGTTGGAAGGATGCTAAAGCCTAGTAAAAGTAGAATTTGATTGGGAAGTTCTACTTTATTGGTTGGGATAGTTTAAGAGAGCATGTTAAATGCTTTTTACGTTTCCTTTTgttgtcttttctattttacCTCATTCGGTACTTCTATTTGCACTTTCAAGtcctctttttactttttaaattgatCACTATTCTTCGGGAATACTTTTCATGGACTTTGTATTTCCGATTGCGTATTTGAACTTATTGAATTCCtttatgtttaatttgattAGGTTAGGTTGGCCGGAGGAGTCTCTAATTTCTTTAGATTGTTTACattctctctttaatttgaTCAAAGAAGTCTCTAATCCCTTTAAATTGTTCTTGGaggagagaaataaatgagggGCTAGCTATATCTAGAACCTTGTGAAATCTATGAGGGCTGGTCTTTTGGAAGCACAAATATTGGACAGAAGTAAGATGGGCGTAGGTGTCAACAAGCGAATTGGCCACAGTTCAAGTTTTTCTAAGCTCTCTCAAAATGCACCGCAATCTGTATATAGATTTCTCGTGAATAGTCATGCGGTACACAATGATATTGGGTATGAGTACGAGAAAGGTCCTTGGGCATCAGTTGCTCGCCAACTACAAAAAACTACTCTGCTGCTCCCTTTCTCAACTGATTTTGGGTCGTTTGGACCCACTTTGCGAGCGACTAACAAAAGAATATTTCTGCCCCCAGACTGATGAAGCCGTGGAGGATCCCGTTGAGTATGAATCGTCTTCTGATGGCAGTGGACTCAACGCCATTGCTACATCATCCTGCTCGATTGATGTTTAAAGTACCTCTGAACCTTACGATGACATATGCTTAATTTATGCCTTATTTTATAATCTATGTTAACTACGTCTTGTTTCTGGATTCTTCAGTTTGTATTATCCCTTAATTCTACCTCGTGAAACATTTATCTTTCCATCCCCCCCCTCCCCCGggccccttcttcctcctccgacgaCGAATCTTATATAGAATTGTTCTGGATATGAATTTGATGGTCTACTACTTAAGTACAATCTACTGTGGGAGGTGTTCTTGGTTTGGAGCAGACTAGTGGCTATTTCATTCGACACGCTTTAATGGCATCCGCAATGTTGACCGTCTTAGAAATCATCTGAGCATCCAACTTGTGACTAATGCTTTCGAGAAGGTTTTCATGCAGAAACCCATTCTTGTCCACTGGTTTTAGCAGGGAAATACTAGCACTTAAATTCAGAACACATAGGAAGACACCTgacaaaatcaaataaacacgGACGTCTTGGCACGATGAGGTTTGTACCTCTCTGGCTGAGGAAAGTATAATGGGCCCTTGTGAGTTTATGGACAGATGGTATCTACGGCGAATGTTTAGTCAAAAGACTTGACGTTTCGAGCGTCCCACTAGACCTGGCTTCATTCAGTTGAGTCTTGAATATTTAGTGCATGATAGTGTTGACCATCGGTGCGATCTCCCCATGTGCGTATTTCCAGCCTGCGCAAAGAAGGCAGAAGCAGACGGAATGATGACGGAATGACCATTGGTGCGATCTCCCCACGGAATGATGAAGATCAGAAATTCTGATTTTTGTGTTATTGTTGATGTGGTGAACACCATGGTAACCGGGGATTAGCTTGTGGACTAAGAGCGTAGGGCCTGGTAAATTGATTTTGTGTCCGAGACATAATTTGTCTGCGCGAGTTTCATGCTTGAGACAAAAGGGAATGAGCTGCTAAATCGACCAACGGATCATCCGGAGGATGGGCTGGTACTTCACTGAAATAGTGTAATTGTCTCGGGAATTGCATGATTTCCCTATATCCACGAAGAGTCTATACTGAAAAAGTCATTCACAAGGACCTGAAAACAGGCAGTGTACTTTCTGGGCGCTATTCTGAATCTTAAATTTTCAGACTTGGGATTGGCAACGGGAACGAAGCAGAAAGGACAAGTACAAATAATGATACTTAGAAAGTCTGCAGCTTGTTCTTAGAAGATCACTGGTAAACTTTAGGACAGTTTTGAGACATGACTGTTCGATAGGGGCTTTTGCTGCCAACATATGCCTTGGGTGATTTAGAGTGAAATCTGATGATTGTGGATTTGGATTGCTTTTGTTAGAGATAGTAGTAAAAAGAAGTAGGAAATTTAATTAAAGTCATCACCGTAACCATTTTGGACATTCAAGGAGCAAATATAAAAGTCATGATTGTTCTTTCTTCTGGTTTGTtagtttctttgattttgttaaCCCCTGGGGATTTATTTTCAAGCTATAGCTTCGGTGCGATATTGAGCTGAATGGGACGGGATTAAATGCGAATATAGAAGAAAGAACGGTCGACGTAAATGTGGAAACTTGGAATCGGAAGGGAAATAACCTTGTTTGTAATGAAAAAACAGACTAAGCGGTCTTCATTCAGACATAGCCTTTATATGAAGACAAGGAATGacattgttctttctttcttggagaTCATAGTAATAATGATTCCAAAATTTGCATTATCAAAAGACAAACTTTACGAGCACACATGAAGTCAGACAAATGAGCAATCTATACATTCGCAGCGTTCAATATCGTTTGCAACAAATCCGATTGTACGAAAGCGCATCATGTCACGGACCAAGGAACGTCACGTCATCAATCCAAAGGGGCTCATCAAGACCATTAGTTTGTAAGGGGATTTATTCTTTGCCCTCGGATTAGTTCGACGAGGATTGATGATCTCAACCATTAGATGAGATCAATCTCCACCGTTTGACTAATGTGACGAGGGTCAACATCCTTCACAATCAGATTAAGCACATTTCTACCATTGAATCGATTAGACGAGAATTGATATCCCTATCGTTAGATAATGTAGAGGACCAACGGTTTGTGATTAGAGGActtttgtataaataggggagCCCTCTCTCCATTTGTGTCATCAACTTCATTTGAGTATTACAAGTATCtctagagcttctctctctactttctctctctagaaattcCCTTCATTGAGCGCGAGAGTGTGAGTGAGAGCAAGGCTTACTTAGACTTGACTAGGCGATTCGGAACTCTAAGTGCCTTCGCGATCGAAAGAATCGTCTTGTGACAATCGCGCATTGAATTCCGAGAAAATATAGAATGGAGTGATAATAGGACTTGATCAATGACCTCGGAACCATCTAGGTCAAACTTAAATTGTATATTTTGATTGCTAAATCAGAAGAAGGTTGATGTTAGtcgtagaaaaaaaaaatatgcagaaATTCTTGATCTGACTTTAGTCTCTAGACTAGAAGAGATTCTAAAATA
The window above is part of the Eucalyptus grandis isolate ANBG69807.140 chromosome 6, ASM1654582v1, whole genome shotgun sequence genome. Proteins encoded here:
- the LOC120294623 gene encoding disease resistance protein RPS2-like encodes the protein MFNACVGSLERNSSQRYRLVMGAPENFSLWCGRKTERSLLIDSCDHIAASIDGTSGDGCALLPENVQSLELSGCHEMKRVMEWEWLTTLLPNLKEIITKSCENLEEIIHGPLPSGATWRLTYLEVNCCNNMKRALLTQDMVLHLPFLQEILVKDCKGIEVIMGTVAKMTHFSFPKLMNLGLCNLPELKSICDGTTRCNSLQLISIDNCPKLKGIPLQLPVLDNGLPSPPPSLQEIRINRQTWESLEWDHPLARSTLEHFIKFLD